The window CTACGTCTTCCATTGGCCCCCCTTGTATAAGTTTTCAGCCTGGGTCCTTGCTCTAAATTGCTGTGAGAAGGCGTAGTTAGTTGAGTTTTACTTTTGTTTAATTGATTTGATAACATTTAAATAAGTTTAACTTAAAAACAATAGAAATATAACTAATCTCGAACGGAGAGAGTAAGAATTGCAAGTGAGACCCAAAGCCCGAAACAAACAAACAAGATCTTGCCCGAAACAAACAAACAAGATCTTTGGTCAAATGCAGGACCAATACGTGAATACACTACTGTACGAAGGAGATATCTCAAAAATTGACCGCTCCACTCCTGTAGTCCTGTTTGTTGAAGTTGGAGGTCGAGGCTGCCGTCTCCCATCATCCACGCCGAGAGTCCAAGCTCCAAAACCAAACCAGAACCGGTTGATCCGTCAGTAGCCGCGGCCGCCGGCGATGGAGAAGGGCAAGGGCCTCGCCCGCCGCTGGGCAGTGGAGCTCCACGACgcatcttcctcctcatcctcgccTGCCTTCCCCGATCCCCCCGGCTTCACCAGATCTGCCCCGGAAGCGGTACCCCGCCCCACCCCCCTGCCCTCTTTTCTGGAACTGTTCCTTCGCTCGCTCGGACAGTagaatttacgtgctgtttttcttGGCTCTCAGGACGACGCCGCCAGCGCGCGGCAGCGCAAGGAGACCGAAGCCGCCTGGAAGGGGCAGGTTCGCTCGATTCCCCGATGCTCGTCGTAGTAGTCTCCTAGCGAGATAGATCCAGGGATTAGATACTCCCGGAACTGTACCGATTCAGTGTGAATTGGCCAACTTGTCTAGGTCTAGCATAGAAGCAATTGAGGAGGAACCGGATCTCAGCGCTTCCTTCTGGGCTGATTCCCCGAGTTCACTTGCTTGATAGTCTCTAGGTTTTGGGCAGTCCTAATTGAAGTTTATGCGGTCTTGCTCTGAGCAGAAAGCCTGGGAGGTGGCGCAGGCGCCCTTCAAGAACCTGATGATGATGGGTTTTATGATGTGGATGGCCGGGAGCACAGTGCACCTGTTCAGCATTGGCATCGTCTTCTCTGCTCTCTGGCAGCCCTTCAACGCACTCCGATCTGTCGGGAAAGGTACTGTCTTGAGTCAACTGAATTTTTAGTATGGGTTGCTTGTTCAGTTGAAGAGATTGCTAACTCTGCTACTTTAAGACCCTTTGTTCAGTCATTTCTGATTTATGTTCTTTGCCTTAGTATTGGTGTGTAGGTTAATGTTAGGAAGGCTATAGGGTAGTGCTTGTGATTGGTGAACAGTTATACCTGCTCTGGCtgggtacaacaacaacaacaacaacaacaacaacaacaacaaagcctttagtcccaaacaaattggggtaggctagaggtgaaacccataagatctcgcaaccaactcatggctctggcacatggatagcaagcttccacgcacccctgtccatagctagctctttggtgatactccaatccttcaggtctctcttaacggactcctcccatgtcaaattcggtctaccccgccctctcttgacattctccgcacgctttagccgtccgctatgcactggagcttctggaggcctgcgctgaatatgcccaaaccatctcagacgatgttggacaagcttctcaattggtgctaccccaactctatctcgtatatcatcattccggactcgatccttcctcgtgtggccacacatccatctcaacatacgcatctccgccacacctaactgttgaacatgtcgccttttagtcggccaacactccgcgccatacaacattgcgggtcgaaccgccgtcttgtagaacttgccttttagcttttgtggcactctcttgtcacaaagAATGCCAAAAGcttgcgccacttcatccatccggctttgattcgatggttcacatcttcatcaatacccccatcctcctgcaacattgaccccaaatactgaaaggtgtccttccgaggtaccacctggccatcaaggctaacctcctcctcctcacacctagtagtactgaaaccgcacatcatgtactcggttttagttctactaagcctaaaccctttcgattccaaggtttgtctccataactctaacttcctatttacccccgtccgactatcgtcaactagcaccacatcatccgcaaagagcatacaccatgggatatctccttgtatatcccttgtgacctcatccatcaccaatgcaaaaagataagggctcaaagctgacccctgatgcagtcctatcttaatctggaagtcatcggtgtcgacatcacttgttcgaacacttgtcacaacattatcgtacatgtccttgatgagggtaatgtactttgctgggtctttgtgtttctccaaggcccaccacatgacattccgcggtatcttatcaaaggccttctccaagtcaatgaacaccatatgcaagtccttttttgctccctatatctctccataagttgtcgtaccaagaaaatggcttccatggtcgacctcccaggcatgaaaccaaactgattttggtcacgcttgtcattcttcttaagcggtgctcaatgactctctcccatagcttcattgtatggctcatcagcttaattccacggtaattagtacaactctgaacatcccccttgttcttgattggtactaatatactccgtctccattcttctagcATCTTGTTtgtccgaaaaatgaggttgaaaagcttggttagccatactatcgctatgtccccgagacctttccacacctcaatggggatacaatcagggcccatcgccttgcctcctttcatcctttttaaagcctccttcacctcagactcctggattcgccgcacaaaacgcatgctggtctcatcaaaggagtcgtccagttcaatggtagaactctcattctccccattgaatagcttgtcgaagtactcccgccatctatgcttaatctcctcgtccttcaccaagagttggcctgctccgtccttgatgcatttgacttggccaatatccctcgtcttcctctctcggatcttggccatcttatagatgtccctttcaccttccttcgtgcctaaccgttggtagaggtcctcatatgcccgaccccttgcttcatcaacagctcgctttgcggccttcttcgccatcttgtacttctctatgttgtctgcactcctatccaggtataggcgtctgaagcaatctttctctttaatcgccttctggacatcatcattccaccaccaggtatccttatcttcgcttctccttcccctggacactccaaactcctccgaggccaccttacgaatgcaagtcgccatcttcatccacacattgtccgcatcccctccttcctcccaagggccctccttaatgaccctctccttgaacacctgagctacctcccccttgagcttccaccacttcgttctagcgactttggcacgcttatcccgttggacacgaatccgaaagcggaagtcagcaaccaccagcttatgctggggtacaacactctctccaggtatcaccttacagtctaggcacgcacgcctatcttctcttctcgagaggatgaaatcaatctgg is drawn from Triticum dicoccoides isolate Atlit2015 ecotype Zavitan chromosome 4A, WEW_v2.0, whole genome shotgun sequence and contains these coding sequences:
- the LOC119285642 gene encoding ER membrane protein complex subunit 4-like, which encodes MEKGKGLARRWAVELHDASSSSSSPAFPDPPGFTRSAPEADDAASARQRKETEAAWKGQKAWEVAQAPFKNLMMMGFMMWMAGSTVHLFSIGIVFSALWQPFNALRSVGKVFEPFKDPRVDTLAPKLLFTALNLAAMGLGVWKLNTLGLLPTNASDWVSSLSPAREVEYAGGGIPLM